The Pieris rapae chromosome 11, ilPieRapa1.1, whole genome shotgun sequence nucleotide sequence ACCCACTATGGAAAAACATGGCAAGGGGTCTTACGACacaaaaagtttggggaacTCTGGTTTAAACCATAACTGTTTTATAtctctattaaaattatttaggtataggaaatataattattaataaaaacctacTCTCATTTACAccccaatattttattttgtaaatttaacttagtatgtaaaataatatgatcAAACAAACTTTTTCACCATAATgtcacattatattatatttactaacttttacttttaaattgcaGCTATACTTTAATGTAATACTTCTAATAGACATGTACCATTCCATATATAAATGtccaaaataaaacataggtAAAGAGTCCGCCGAAGAATCCGTTTGTTAGTATACTTTGTCTTGATACATAGTATTTAGGCCAGTTGGGCCCTGCTTTGATCATAAACATCACCCATAGAATAATCACAGCAAACATGTAGAATGCAAATCCATTCAGACTGGTCAAGCCAAGAACACctgtaaaatatatgacatgtaaaatcattatatgttcctactatttttataataataaaaatggatattatatatttaaataatcaaaactaCTAAAGTATGCTTTTGAGTAAACCCAAGCAAAATTTGGGAATTACTTAATTTCGAATATgcttatttgtaaaaaacaaGTATAAAACAAGCAACCCAACACtgaatagatataatatataatttactacaGCAATATTGGAAATATATTGGAAATTCTGAAGGGTCAACTATGGTATtggttgttaaaaaaataaagaatacaacAATTATTCATAGAACAAACCTGCAGTTGAGCCTGATAACGCCGACATGGAAGTACGGCAGTATTCCACGACTATCGCATTATTTCTTAAAGCTGCTTCGCTATATGCTATACGTTCTGGTTTATTATCTTTCGCTTTAAGACTTACAGACATGTTTGCGTCAATTGTTGTGGTTAAAGTTTTAATCAGAAGCTTAAAGGACAAATTACACAAATTGtttcgattttaaattttaatagaaatcgtaaatttaagttttaaaataacatatcaatttttgtaaataattatactgcCACTGCATAGAGCTACTCagtacttttacaaaattgttttttttttttggttaatggtatctatttttttttcttcaatttatccctaatgggaaaggcaaaggactttagtCCATACAGCCAGTCTGGTATCTAACTCTTTTAGGCCAATTGCAAAAATGATTAGAATCATTGACCACAGAGACCACAGACCACTCTGTTATGacagttgtttaaaaaatctatggaAATCGTTGTCTAGAGTGAGTTAGACTTAAATCTAGGCGTGGCCAAAATTTGAACTAATCCCAGGGGGTCTAGTAAAGACagcttaacagtagtgtatgtagaaagtcgaaaactaaatttgtatgaaaatgacagctagTGTCGATAGTTGGTAGCCTAGGCCCTATAGACATGACACATGTCATGACAGACTGACAGTGCTACGAAAAGACATACATTAACGCTCACGCTTTTCGGTAGTCAACGGCCAATTAATGTATCGGCAGTGTAGAAAAAACTGCTATTTGCAATAATTCAATATAGCTATCGCCATATTTAATGgccaaaatttcaaaaaacgttgtcaaaaaaatttcagttatgaatgattctaattttatgtAGCTTCTAACCAACtcgtataattataatgatttaaactAATATTCTTGTCtctaatatttagaattatgattaataactttcaataataataataatgactatggagtcaaaattattattgaccaTTTAATATTCGTTAATTATAGATCtagcaacattgacaagttaaatgaactacTACCAACTGTCGACActagctgtcattttcataaaaaaaattagtttacgACATTCTACATtgttctacatacactactgttaagctGTCTTGACTAGACCCCCTGCCAATTTACTTTCGTATGTGTCTAAACTCTAAgaacaattatattagaaacCCAACTTATATGTTGTTTTGTGTATTTCAACTGTGGTTAAAGTTCTAAGATTGCTGTCATTGTCAAAACAGAAAACCGATGTGTGTGTACTGtgtatatataatctgacAGCACACACTTACAGTAACGGCGGATTTTCGCGGTACGGGAACGGACGGCCAAAGCGTcgtgaatttttaaaagtattataaaaacactgtcttacttattttattaacacatacatcttattgtaatttaaggTAAATTATAGTTGATAGTTAAATTAAtcagtataattttaaacaatattcctTACATTTTTGaaggattttatattaaagtaattcaCTGATGTGTGTGTGACGGCTCCATAGGGTTCTATTGCCGAACAAAATAGGACTTTGCTCGGTTATTGTATCGTCGCTGtgatttttagattttgttcTTGCAATAGTGTACCGAATACATTACAAAACACTGAGTATTGTTAATAAGAGTGGAAACAGTGTTGtgtaaaaaagaatattaagttTTCGATTCTTTGGACCAGTCAACAACTATGGCATATATTTTCTGATCAAGTGATTGAATTAATTGCTTGAATATCGGGAAATTAGAAGTCgcatatctatttatttacgaatGGTTACATTTGTACAGCAAAAAAGCTAACATTTGCCTGAAATAAGCAGTATATTGTGACAAATGTTTGCATATGATATTTTGGCTAGATACATAACTTCATTTCGATTCTTTTGTTACAGACAatgaatattgatattttttaacaatcaaAACTTGGTTATTGGACATCGTTAGTACAAATCCCATTTTGTAAACTGCAAATTATGCGTCCATTTAATTTTCGCGAATTTTATTCATGTTAATACTCCAGCCGACATAGTATTACGTCAGGCGCGCCATGACGGGCTAAGCTCTATCTAAAATGGAGGAATGCAATGATAACAGGAGTATGGAGAGTACTGATAGTAAAACCACTCCGTCTTCAAAATTAAGACCTAAAAAGAGATCACTTGTTGAAAGAGAACTTGAAACCAGTCTTACTTCTAAAATAACATCTCCAATATTAAACAGCGAAACAATTAATACAAGTCGGTATGGTAGGGCACGCAGATTAAAAAATGACAATGACAGAAAAATAGAGTCACCATTGCCAATTCTCAGTACACAACAATCCCCAACTCGAGGATTATCTGCATACAAAATGTATGCATCAAACTCACCTACTAATCCTCAATCTATTAAACATGGCTTTGATaatcaaattgaaaatatttacaatcaaAACATAGCACTAAGTCGATTTAATTCTGATGAAAAGATGgaaaatatgtcaaaatctAAAACCTATATGCGTAAAGACCTTATACAAACTAGAGATAAAGAGGAaaccataattttaattaaaaatatgttttctcctaataaaaatgtatctaaaCCTGAAGTGACTTTATCCTCTGAAAAATCAACTAAAAATCACAAAAGAGACTTATCATCAGTGGTAAAAACCTTGGATTTTGATGGCAAGAAGAAAAAGGATGGTCAAGAAAAGAGGATGCCACTTAGTGATTTGTTTGAATTAGAAGCACAATGTGAATATCAAGTTGGGGATTTGGCCTGGGCTCGAATGGGGTCCTATCCATTTTGGCCAAGTATAGTGACTAGAGAACCCAGTAGTAatttgttcattaaaaaaaaatgtaagtatatttacCTACAtaccttttatattttttacaacatCCTCAACAAACAATGAATTTAGCCAATATTTTTGCGAACAGTTTCTATCTGtatgttgttttatattaaaatgctaaTAGTTTAACTATTAACAGTTAAAATTTTCGTTATTAGTACTGCTACATTTggtctattttttaatttaacctggcaattgtaatatttatatttatgtctcacagtattaagttataatttatatggtaatttttataaaagttttaaaaaaaaaaaaatatttttaccagttagcttaaagaaaatacaaaaaaattttgcttatattcattattatatgcCCAATAGTAACaaacttgtttaatatttcagtatttGGGAAATTAGAAAAAGACATAATACATGTGACATTCCTTGGTGACAATGGACGTCGGGGCTGGATCTTAGTTTCAATGCTAAGGAAGTACTTGGGCCGTCAAGAGTTTGAAACTACAAGAGAGAATTTCACTTCTGAGGTTTGAGATTGATGTTTCTTaaggaatattataaattattgtctttttctattttatttaaagaaaagttaGTGCTTGCTTTTGCATTCTTTAtaaggaaaacattttttttttgttggtaTACTATATttgtagtattatttaaaagaatattatttattcaatcttTCAGGCAAAAAGAAAGGATTACAGACTGTATGCAGCATTTTTTGTGACTGGTAAAAGACTACCTCTTTGGCATTTATCGGTGGAGGAAGCAGATATCCTCTGTAAGGAACCAAAAAGGCTTagaatagatattttaaattctatgcTGAGTAAAGGTAAAGAGCATAAAGCGATACCGACCAAGAGCAAAAAGGTTACTAGAACAGATAGCGATATTTCTCTTAGTGAAAGTTTGTATGATAGTCTGTTTTCTGAAGAAGACTATAGAGGCTCTGAAACAGAACCAGGTAGAAGTAAAACTAGAAAAAAGTCCTTTGATGTTTCTGAAGTTGTAACTGCTTGTCTAGACAATATGGCTGCAAAAACAGgaattacaaaaattcaaaaacaatcACATATGGATATATGGTTACAGAAAGCAAAATCAAAAACACCAGAAAAATGTCCATTTAAACAATCAAAATCtgaacaaaaagtaaaagttatttcaaaatcatgcAATGACTCAAATGCAAGTATGGAATACAAGCAAAACCATGAAAGAGAACATGATTACTTTACAAGAAGTACAAATACTAATGGACATTTTGATGATGAAATTGTTAGTGGAATTGATTTCAAGGATCCAAATATTACAAGCAAACTTTCTAATAATGAAGAACCTGATGTTGCTAatgaattatgtataaatatatgtaaaaaagatGTCTTAGGAATCTCACCAGATATCTTGGATGAAAATTttactgaaattgaaattataactAATGAAGATATGATTGTAGATCAGTGTGATATAAATGAATTGATTTTAAAGGTTGATCAAATAAATCATGTCGACGAACTTCACAACAGTAAAAATCCACATGGTAATAATAAACCTAAGTTAGAACAAAGTAATGTTAgtagtaaatttacattaattaatgctataaacaataaaaaagatcATCTTATGGAAAAATGTCTTAACATAATCAGTATTGATCAACATAAAGTTGATGATAATACTAACTGTCATcatacaacaaataatataaaggtaaataaagCTCTGCTTGAACTAATCAGTAATATATCtagttctaaaaataattttgtgtcaAATAACAATATGGAACTTTTTTCCAATAATGTCTCTGGTGAGAAATCATTAATTGTAAGTGATTCAAATGAATCAGACAGTAATCTATcagaattaaaaagtaatggcACAAACAACATAAAATCAGATTCAACGAAATCAAAAAGTGACATTGATGTCCAGGATAAAGATATCTGCAAAGATTATAAAACGGAACTGAAATCGTTAGTAATagataaagatataattacgaatgataatacaaatattaaaaaaataaacgaaaccTTAAAAAAGGAAGTAGAATCTACTGATGAGACTGCAATTGATGCCAAACAGTGTACAACATCTGAAAATAATAAGCTTAACGAAGACATAGAgaaaattaaagcaattaaaaattctaCAGAAAAGGATAGAGTTACTGAAAGTTTGCATGAAGTTGTTACTGATATTCAATGGGCTAGTACTGTGGGCGCTAAATTGCATTCATCCGATAATGGTGAAGTAGTTCATGAAAATATagaaactgttatttttgcaCCAACCAATATTCCCAAAATATGTGAAGATGTTACTTTGCCTTTTGAAAAAGAATCTAATACAATACCAGATCattttggtataaaaatagcaaagaACATTGAAATCTTAAAGGACGACAATAAAAGCAATACCTTGAGTCTGCGTGATGACAAAAATGAAGATTCAAGCGATTTTGTATTGACTTATAATCTCGACAATGAGTGTAATTCTGATAGTACCAATGATTTGGACTGTATCACCTCGACTACTAGTGAAAAAAATAGTTGTGAACTAAACAAAGAGATATTGGCTTTTGCAGAACCGCAATCTAATAAACTTCATAATAAGGTGAGTGATATATATCAATCAAAACTTTGTAATTCCATATgggctaaaaataataaatctgaaAATAATTGCAAAGATATTGTAGACGTCATCAAATCAAACGGTACGAAAGATACTAAGGATCATTTCTCTAggcaagaaaatattttaaagaatgaagaatttttaaaatatgtagaaCAGAAACAGGATATAATTATGGATGAAAATCCAAACCTAACCTATGAAGAAGTAACTGCTTACTTGTTAAAGACTTGGCAATATGAACAAAGTTTAAAATCTGATAAAAAGGTGTCAAATGTTATTGAATTAGGTACCACAGATAATAATGACCATGATCCTCTAGaatcaaaaaagaaaagtaaGACAAGGGGAAGAAGAGATGAATATTTACAAACTTCAATTGACTTTaaagaattacaaaataaaccaaaGACAGATAATGAAAATTCTAATTCACCTAATGTACTGTCTGATAAAAGGTATCTTGAACAATGTGATAACAGTATGAAGAGAGAAGTAAGTGTTAGTTTATCACTCAATAACGTTAATAATGGGGATTTATTACCacttaatgatattaaaatcggAGTAAATGAACAATCCTATAAAGAgcagaatattttaatatctaatacAAGTTTTAACCAGAAAAATGCCAAAAAAGATGAGATAAAAAATTCGAATGAGCTAGAAATAGAATCTTCATATAACAAAAGAACTGAAATAAACACAGATGAAACTCAAATCCGGAAGCAAATCACACCAATAAGCTATAAGGATTTAACACTGGAGTCTGAGACCGAGAACAACTCTAAAAAGTGTATCAAGCAAAACGTAAGTTCAGAAAACCACGCCAGCGGTGAATATTTTGACAATAAATGTAAggaaaataattctaatgaCGTACTTTTATGGAAAGATACGCCTATTTCCGAAGaagaaaacattgaaatttgCACATCACCtgagtataaaaatatgacatcagtTAATGATTTTTCTCATTCTTCTGGCATTGTAGGAATGTTCAATCATGATACTGAAATAAGTTTGATTGAAAGTGAGAAAAACTATTCAGCACACTCTGGACTTAAGGAATCTGCAAAgcaaaatgataataaagtCTCGAAAAATCGTTTGTCACTGAGGCTCAAAAGAAATGTATTGATGAGTGATACTGAAAGTGATTCTGCAAAAAGTCAAATTGGCAACGtcaataaaatgttaacaaaCGAGGACAATGGTATTTTAAAAGCATGTGAAAAGAGTAGTACAACAATGCCAAACAATGAACCTGTACCAACTTACAGTTGCAAAAGAGATTCCAGTCCAAAGTTACCATCATGTAAAGACTATGCGGAAATTAAGTCagataatactttaaataaatctagacTGTCTAGCTCGCCACCCTTAGAAGGTGTAACGAGAAAAAAGCAATCAAAAATTGATGATTTTATCAAAAGAACAaaggatttaaatttatcatttaattccAGTAAtgataatcattta carries:
- the LOC110998920 gene encoding ER membrane protein complex subunit 6, whose protein sequence is MSVSLKAKDNKPERIAYSEAALRNNAIVVEYCRTSMSALSGSTAGVLGLTSLNGFAFYMFAVIILWVMFMIKAGPNWPKYYVSRQSILTNGFFGGLFTYVLFWTFIYGMVHVY
- the LOC110998921 gene encoding histone-lysine N-methyltransferase, H3 lysine-36 specific — encoded protein: MEECNDNRSMESTDSKTTPSSKLRPKKRSLVERELETSLTSKITSPILNSETINTSRYGRARRLKNDNDRKIESPLPILSTQQSPTRGLSAYKMYASNSPTNPQSIKHGFDNQIENIYNQNIALSRFNSDEKMENMSKSKTYMRKDLIQTRDKEETIILIKNMFSPNKNVSKPEVTLSSEKSTKNHKRDLSSVVKTLDFDGKKKKDGQEKRMPLSDLFELEAQCEYQVGDLAWARMGSYPFWPSIVTREPSSNLFIKKKLFGKLEKDIIHVTFLGDNGRRGWILVSMLRKYLGRQEFETTRENFTSEAKRKDYRLYAAFFVTGKRLPLWHLSVEEADILCKEPKRLRIDILNSMLSKGKEHKAIPTKSKKVTRTDSDISLSESLYDSLFSEEDYRGSETEPGRSKTRKKSFDVSEVVTACLDNMAAKTGITKIQKQSHMDIWLQKAKSKTPEKCPFKQSKSEQKVKVISKSCNDSNASMEYKQNHEREHDYFTRSTNTNGHFDDEIVSGIDFKDPNITSKLSNNEEPDVANELCINICKKDVLGISPDILDENFTEIEIITNEDMIVDQCDINELILKVDQINHVDELHNSKNPHGNNKPKLEQSNVSSKFTLINAINNKKDHLMEKCLNIISIDQHKVDDNTNCHHTTNNIKVNKALLELISNISSSKNNFVSNNNMELFSNNVSGEKSLIVSDSNESDSNLSELKSNGTNNIKSDSTKSKSDIDVQDKDICKDYKTELKSLVIDKDIITNDNTNIKKINETLKKEVESTDETAIDAKQCTTSENNKLNEDIEKIKAIKNSTEKDRVTESLHEVVTDIQWASTVGAKLHSSDNGEVVHENIETVIFAPTNIPKICEDVTLPFEKESNTIPDHFGIKIAKNIEILKDDNKSNTLSLRDDKNEDSSDFVLTYNLDNECNSDSTNDLDCITSTTSEKNSCELNKEILAFAEPQSNKLHNKVSDIYQSKLCNSIWAKNNKSENNCKDIVDVIKSNGTKDTKDHFSRQENILKNEEFLKYVEQKQDIIMDENPNLTYEEVTAYLLKTWQYEQSLKSDKKVSNVIELGTTDNNDHDPLESKKKSKTRGRRDEYLQTSIDFKELQNKPKTDNENSNSPNVLSDKRYLEQCDNSMKREVSVSLSLNNVNNGDLLPLNDIKIGVNEQSYKEQNILISNTSFNQKNAKKDEIKNSNELEIESSYNKRTEINTDETQIRKQITPISYKDLTLESETENNSKKCIKQNVSSENHASGEYFDNKCKENNSNDVLLWKDTPISEEENIEICTSPEYKNMTSVNDFSHSSGIVGMFNHDTEISLIESEKNYSAHSGLKESAKQNDNKVSKNRLSLRLKRNVLMSDTESDSAKSQIGNVNKMLTNEDNGILKACEKSSTTMPNNEPVPTYSCKRDSSPKLPSCKDYAEIKSDNTLNKSRLSSSPPLEGVTRKKQSKIDDFIKRTKDLNLSFNSSNDNHLKTACSEIPTTQDSCNINNISRVTPNLEDNDITLSKRQLRKETQPSKSTDLENPEFLEYLELRQDQLMDEHPELTLEEIATYLYNTWFFEESIKSDNKRTDDLEQRSLVKGLSQDIVSVKNVRKKGGVDKEKDFMPKMEVPIKEKSKRRAERQFYREDFSDLEDDLDVFQVFNSTSQENTKDEEGTSKINVNTNKEGLPRDYETAYVVNDSTMAEEDMAENFDQVEEYFRKLTEPKPNLFKGLIREKLCQVCERTGDLIKCKGCHNFFHANCSRKGVEIKESPNPVRGRKKKRKNRGRKPRCLDDSFEDHSDKSQEHDMSFEHETESHTIANADEFEEKLSEKLKEIIENPDLKYDTNSSEEELDWSDTEIGSCKIVDIIPKKKKQEAIDFKCTDCEENSIPICFVCKRAISAKKQIAHRQKCQVPHCNKYYHIECLEHWPQTQLTTGEKKSKEFVESLQCPRHVCHTCVCDDPRGCKTRFSGDKLARCVRCPATYHTFTKCLPAGTQILSGSHIICPRHYEHRPGKVPCHVNTGWCFICALGGTLICCEYCPTSFHAECLNIEPPEGGYMCEDCETGCLPLYGEMVWVKLGHYRWWPGLILHPSEIPENILAVKHAPGEFVVRFFGQYDHYWVNRGRVFPFQEGDTGRVSSRNSKIDAAFSMAVEHAHRAYSILKNESPSNEGDDDIASSLLPPHFVKLKVNKPCGSLINKKIDIEESSLTQCECDPNVEDPCGLYSHCLNRMLLTECGPICRAGERCCNRAFEKRQYPRMEPYRTPARGWGLRTLEDIRAGQFVIEYVGELIDEAEFQRRMKWKHQVRDENYYFLTLDKERMIDAGPKGNLARFMNHSCDPNCETQKWTVLGDVRVGLFALCDIPAKSELTFNYNLECAGIEKKRCLCGAGRCSGFMGAKPKEEPKKNKVKRTYKKRKRIELSPTNELPKPKRRQPKNRELTEIEKDLLIIKNATNGISSDSESSGRHTSVDSVKRKRSENGSPSTKRVKIDKKKLDKLDQTLVTPQSKRTDVNHKSFDVD